The following is a genomic window from candidate division KSB1 bacterium.
AGAATGACCCGATGCTCCTTGAGCACGCGTGCCAGAATCTGAAACTGCCATTGGTCGGGGACAGTCTCGTTCTGCGGGGTACGCAGCACGGCTTTTAGGACCTGTTCCGGACTGTCAGCCTCCGCCATGGAGCGGTAAAATCCCTCACCGCCGTGACCGTCCGCGCAGGAGGCAGCCACAATAAGGACCGCACCCGGTTTGGCCGTGGCTGCTGCGGTGTTCATGGCTTTGACGGACTGGTAGATATTCTGATCCAGGGGATAGCCGTTGTTGGAACTGATGACAATGTCTGCCGGGGCTGCGGGAACCCGGCAATACCTGTTCAAAAAACGGCAGCCTTTGCTGTGGGCTTTTTCCGAATCTCCCGACACGGCCGAAATGATTTTTTTATCCTGGTTTAGAATTAGGTTAAGAATGAATTGTAGGTTGAGTTGCCTGGCGGCATACAGCATATCTTTATGCAGCGGATTGCCGTCCAGGATTCCGCTTTTGGCGTTCGGATGTGCGATAAATGTTGAACAGTGATTGGCGAGTACGGTCTGGTAGCCGGCTATTCCCGGTAGCACACTCTTGCGGCCGCCGGAAAATCCGGCGAAAAAATGCGGTTCGATAAATCCTTCTGCAATCAGTAAATCCGCTTCAGATGCTTCTTTGTTCACCCATAATTCGCCGCCGGACGGCAGTGTTCCGAGATAGCTCAAGTTCTCAGGGTCGTGGCAGTCATGCATCAGAAGGGTCTCTGTTTGAACAACCGATTCTCCCATCATGGAGACCAGCTCGTTCCGGGAGGGAGGCCGGTGTGAGCCAGTCGCGACCAGTATTTTGATCTGCGCGGCAGGATTGCCGCGACGAATGCGCTCTAATAGCCTCGGCAGTGTCAAATGACTGGGCAGCGGACGCGTGTGGTCACTGGTGATGATAACGATATTGTATTTATTCTGTGATAATGATTCAAGGGACAGGCTGTCGACGGGCTGGTCCAGGGCCTGATCGATCAGGCGGGTTTCCGAAGCGGCGGGTTGATAATCGTCCAGTCTGGATTTCAGCACGTTGACGGATATCGAGTCCGGAATCTCCAGCGTCAGATTGGTTTTATGAAAAGGAATTTTGAAATTCGGCATGGGGTCATTGATGTTTTGAATAGATGTTTATAAAATCAAGGTATGAAAAAAATCGATGTTTTGCAAACAAAGTCGGATGTGATATAGATTAATGCATTATCTTGGATAGCCATAGATCCGGCAGGGTAGAGGTGAATCGGATTATTCGCGCGCAAAACTGTTGGAAAGGGCTGTAAACGGAACGGGCGTTCTCAGCCGTGAAAAAGAGTTAAAAATGAAACAACCTACAGCATCTGGTTTCCAAATACAATTTGAAAACCAGATGCGTTTCAATGCAAAAAAAAGAGAGGTTTTTATTCTCCGTCATTCTCGATAATTTCATCCAGCTCTTCACCGGCAATTTCTTCGTCTTCCAGCAGCCGCTTTACCACTTTGTCAAGCACCTTGCGCCGGTTTTCAAGGACTTTTCGGGTTCTGTCATGTGCTTGCTTGAGCAATTCCTGTACTGCCTTGTCGACTTTATATGCTGTGGATTCACTGAAATCGCGTTTCTGCGATAGCTGCTGTCCGAGGAACACCTGACCCTGCTGTTGACCCAGAGCGATGTTCTGGAATTTATCGCTCATACCCCATTCCAGCACCATTCGCCGGGCCAATTGGGTCGCCTGTTTCAAATCGTTTTCCGCGCCGGTGGTGGCGGTGTTGAAAAACAGCTCTTCGGCCGCGCGGCCGCCCATCATGACGCTCAGCTGATCCAGCATATACTCTTTTTTGTACACATATTTTTCCTCTTCCGGAAACTGCTCAGTGACACCCATGGCGCGGGTGCGCGGAATAATCGATATTTTGTGCACCGGATGCGTTTCGGTCAGAATCACGGAACTTACAGCATGTCCGGCTTCGTGATACGCGATCATTTTCTTTTCTTCATCCGACAGCACCAGACCGCGGCGTGTCAGGCCCATCATCACCTTGTCGCGCGCCTGATCGACATCCTGCTGGGTGATTTCGCTTTTATTTTTGCGTCCCGCCATGAGCGCCGCCTCGTTGAGCAGATTCTCCAGATCCGCGCCGCTGAATCCCGGTGTGCTTTTGGCCACCTGTTCCAGGTTTACATCATCCGCCATGGTTTTGCGGTCGGCATACATTTTCAAAATTTCCAGACGGTCTTTCAGTTTGGGAGCCGGCACAATCACCTGGCGATCAAAACGACCGGGTCGGCGCAGAGCCGAGTCCAGGATGTCCGGCCGGTTGGTCGCGGCCATGGCAATGACGCTTTCATTGGGTTCGAATCCGTCCATTTCGGACAAGAGCTGATTCAGCGTCTGTTCGCGTTCATCATGACCGCCGCCGAGTCCGGCGCCGCGCTGGCGTCCGATGGAATCCAGTTCATCGATGAAAATGATGCTGGGGGCGTTTTTTTTCGCCTGCTCAAACAGATCGCGCACCCGTGAGGCGCCCACCCCGACAAACATTTCCATAAAATCAGAGCCGGTGATGCTGAAAAACGGCACACCCGCTTCTCCAGCCACGGCGCGTGCCAGCAGGGTCTTGCCGCATCCCGGTGGTCCCAGCAGCAGCATACCGCTGGGGATTTTACCGCCTAATTTCTGGATGCGTTCCGGTTCTTTAAGATAACTGACCACTTCCTGCAGCTCTTCCTTGGCGGATTCCGCTCCGGCGACATCCTCAAATGTGGTATCCTCTTTGGATACGGTGTGCAGTTTGGCGCGGCTCTTGCCGATGCTGAACAGTCCGCCCTGGGATCCGCCGCCCTGCATGCGTTTGTATTGACTGTAGAAAATCAAACCCAGAAAAATCAGAGGCGCAAATATCAGCAGGGTGGTCCACCAGTTGGTGTCCCGTTCCGGTTGGGTTGCTATCGTGACCTGATTTTCTTCGAGCATGGACATGAGTTTTTCATCACCGAATTTGGGGAAAAAAGTGACAAAGTCGCTATATTGTACCGTATCACCGCGGGCGTTCACCAGTTGCGCCTGATTTTTCAGAGAGCCCTGAATGCGGCTGCCGCGTACGGTAACCTGAGTGATTTTGTTCTCCTGAAGATGCGTTTTAAAGCTTGAATAAGGAATTTTTACCGACTGGTCGAAGGAGCCAAACGCCCACTGCAGGATGAGATACACAATGATGGCAAAAAACACCACCCGTATCCAGGATACGGGTCCCGCCTGCTGCGGCGGTGGCGGTGGAGTCGGTTTGTTTGAAGAATTCTTGCGAGTCTTTTGATTTTTGGATTTTTTGTTCTGCTTTTCCGGCATGTTGTGTCCTGTTTTTTATCATTTTCATAACTCTTTATTATAAACATGTGGCCGGATGCAACTATTTCTAATAATTTGCGAGATGAGAAGAAGTAGATTGAACCTGGATAGAAAATACATATGATCAAAGCGAAATTGGTTCGACTCGAACAGTTGCATGAAAAAGGCATAGGCTTTTTCATGATCACAGTCGGTATAATATCCGTTCAACCTGGTTAATGTATCAGTTGCAAAAATACCACACGTTTGTTGCCGTCGATAAAAGGATGATTCATGACCAGGCTTTCCATTAACGCGGCAGATTCCTCAATAAGATTCTGATAATATCCGGTTTGTGGACGCATTAAATTCGTAGTACAACTGCTTTTTGTTGTGCTGCGAATGGTCGGAGCAGGTGCTGGACGAAGCGATGCCGCCGAAAGCTGTCGGAGTGGATGACGAGACGGTAAATCCGCGTGTATCACCGGGATGCTGTCTTGCAGACAGGGTGAAAAAACGGGCAGCGAACAAGACGAACGAAACGAACTACAGCATCAGACGGTGATGAGGCTGTAGTTGAACCTGTGCCATGGGCCGGATTCGCGGCTGAATTCCTGAATTCTTGGCAGCGCCTCCGTAGTACAACTGCTTTTGTTGTGCTACGAATGGTCGGGGCAGGTGCCTGACTGGCAACCGGGATTTCCGCTCTTGCCCTGCACGCTAGCATCGCGGATTGCTGCACTCCAAAAAACGATGACACCGGAGCTTTTCAGAGCGGATGACAGGACGGGAAATACGAGCGGAACGCCGGGATGCTGGATTGCGGTCAGGATGAAAAAACGGGCAGCGAACAAAACGAACTGAAAAATAAGACAGGGGATGGGGGCAGGGTTTGAACCTGTGTCCGCCGACTGGCGGAAAAGAGACTGACGATATTAAATAGAAAATTAATGATATTATTGGTATTAAAGGCTCCTTGGGAACGACGCGGGTATGAGGGGTTTTGAGCTTTGTCCTGGTTTATCAAGTTTGATTCTCATTCTATCATTTTTTACTTTGGTTGAGATCAGCGGTGTGGAGAGTGTGATTAAATTTAAATATGCCTCCCATCACTGGAAGGCTGTAAAATCAATCCCGGACGCAGCGAATCGAGAACCCGGTTCGCTTACTGCGCTCGTTGCGACCCACGTATGTACTGCTGTAATTCAGATGGCGGTACCACGCGTGGTAGCTATAGCTTTCTGACGAGGACCAAAAGTAGGCGTCGTTGCCTATACCGTCGTCATAAACACGATTGTCTAAGCTGTACCCGCCAGGCAGCGCATTAAAGCCACTGGCTCCAAAGGCGGAATTGTTTTTCAAGTCACCATCACTCCAGAGTGAAGCATTATCGGCCAACTTGCTGCCTTGACTGTTGTTGCCGCGCCATCCAACAATATCGGTTTTTGATTGACTCATGCCTAAAGCCATCTCCAACTCTTTCCACTCA
Proteins encoded in this region:
- a CDS encoding Fic family protein; the encoded protein is MRPQTGYYQNLIEESAALMESLVMNHPFIDGNKRVVFLQLIH
- the ftsH gene encoding ATP-dependent zinc metalloprotease FtsH gives rise to the protein MPEKQNKKSKNQKTRKNSSNKPTPPPPPQQAGPVSWIRVVFFAIIVYLILQWAFGSFDQSVKIPYSSFKTHLQENKITQVTVRGSRIQGSLKNQAQLVNARGDTVQYSDFVTFFPKFGDEKLMSMLEENQVTIATQPERDTNWWTTLLIFAPLIFLGLIFYSQYKRMQGGGSQGGLFSIGKSRAKLHTVSKEDTTFEDVAGAESAKEELQEVVSYLKEPERIQKLGGKIPSGMLLLGPPGCGKTLLARAVAGEAGVPFFSITGSDFMEMFVGVGASRVRDLFEQAKKNAPSIIFIDELDSIGRQRGAGLGGGHDEREQTLNQLLSEMDGFEPNESVIAMAATNRPDILDSALRRPGRFDRQVIVPAPKLKDRLEILKMYADRKTMADDVNLEQVAKSTPGFSGADLENLLNEAALMAGRKNKSEITQQDVDQARDKVMMGLTRRGLVLSDEEKKMIAYHEAGHAVSSVILTETHPVHKISIIPRTRAMGVTEQFPEEEKYVYKKEYMLDQLSVMMGGRAAEELFFNTATTGAENDLKQATQLARRMVLEWGMSDKFQNIALGQQQGQVFLGQQLSQKRDFSESTAYKVDKAVQELLKQAHDRTRKVLENRRKVLDKVVKRLLEDEEIAGEELDEIIENDGE
- the larA gene encoding nickel-dependent lactate racemase; amino-acid sequence: MPNFKIPFHKTNLTLEIPDSISVNVLKSRLDDYQPAASETRLIDQALDQPVDSLSLESLSQNKYNIVIITSDHTRPLPSHLTLPRLLERIRRGNPAAQIKILVATGSHRPPSRNELVSMMGESVVQTETLLMHDCHDPENLSYLGTLPSGGELWVNKEASEADLLIAEGFIEPHFFAGFSGGRKSVLPGIAGYQTVLANHCSTFIAHPNAKSGILDGNPLHKDMLYAARQLNLQFILNLILNQDKKIISAVSGDSEKAHSKGCRFLNRYCRVPAAPADIVISSNNGYPLDQNIYQSVKAMNTAAATAKPGAVLIVAASCADGHGGEGFYRSMAEADSPEQVLKAVLRTPQNETVPDQWQFQILARVLKEHRVILVTDQCDPQVILDMHIDHAFSMSEALRKAQRIKGADADITVIPDGVGVIVEQNPDGR